The Spirosoma foliorum genome has a window encoding:
- a CDS encoding ABC transporter ATP-binding protein, producing MSILRVENLTKTYSSGGRELTVLHSVNFTLEPGDTFSIVGPSGSGKTTLLGLCAGLDRASSGSVYLNDIRLDTLNEDQRAAIRNQHVGFIFQNFQLLPTLTALENVMVPLELRGEKGAAKTAQSLLDRVGLGQRGHHYPTQLSGGEQQRVSLARAFANRPKLLFADEPTGNLDADTSATVVDLLFELNREAGTTLVLVTHDMELAARTQRIIRIKGGMVVNDRMTELLND from the coding sequence ATGAGTATTCTGCGCGTCGAAAATCTTACTAAAACATATTCAAGTGGTGGCCGTGAGCTGACCGTACTTCATAGTGTAAACTTCACCCTCGAACCCGGCGATACCTTCTCGATTGTTGGTCCATCAGGAAGTGGCAAAACCACTTTATTAGGCTTGTGTGCCGGATTAGATCGGGCTTCATCGGGCAGTGTTTACCTCAACGATATTCGGCTCGATACACTCAATGAAGATCAACGGGCCGCTATCCGTAACCAGCACGTCGGATTCATTTTCCAGAACTTTCAGTTATTACCCACACTCACGGCGCTCGAAAACGTGATGGTGCCGCTGGAGTTACGGGGTGAGAAAGGAGCGGCTAAAACAGCGCAATCGCTGCTCGACCGAGTCGGTTTAGGCCAACGCGGACACCATTATCCAACCCAGTTATCGGGCGGTGAGCAACAGCGCGTTTCACTGGCTAGAGCCTTCGCGAATCGTCCTAAACTGCTCTTCGCCGACGAACCAACGGGAAATCTGGATGCCGATACCAGCGCGACTGTTGTCGACCTTCTTTTTGAACTCAACCGCGAGGCTGGCACCACGCTCGTTCTCGTTACGCACGATATGGAATTAGCCGCGCGAACGCAGCGCATCATTCGTATTAAGGGAGGTATGGTAGTCAATGATAGAATGACCGAATTATTGAATGATTGA
- a CDS encoding arylesterase: MKFCLNRQTTYSVISGLLTLLTVWGCGSSDTKTTATTTTATQPESKSVATTKKQIVLFYGNSLTAGYGVEPSQAFPALVGQKIDSAGLNYTVVNAGLSGETTAGGKSRISWVMRQPVSVFVLELGGNDGLRGLPLSATRQNLQAIVDTVRLKSPQATIVLAGMQIPPNMGTSYSKEFRELFKELADKNKLILIPFLLEGVGGIPKLNQPDGIHPTPAGHKIVANTVWEVLRPVLK; the protein is encoded by the coding sequence ATGAAGTTCTGCCTAAATCGACAAACGACCTATTCTGTGATAAGCGGCCTGCTGACGCTCCTAACGGTCTGGGGATGTGGTTCATCCGATACAAAAACAACTGCAACGACTACAACAGCCACGCAACCTGAATCGAAATCCGTTGCCACGACCAAAAAACAAATTGTGCTGTTTTATGGCAATAGCCTGACAGCTGGGTATGGCGTTGAGCCGTCGCAGGCCTTTCCGGCGTTGGTAGGTCAGAAGATAGACTCCGCTGGACTGAACTACACGGTTGTTAATGCAGGATTGAGTGGCGAAACCACGGCCGGTGGCAAAAGCCGGATTAGCTGGGTGATGCGTCAGCCGGTAAGCGTTTTCGTTTTGGAGTTGGGCGGGAATGATGGATTACGAGGACTTCCTCTCTCTGCCACCCGCCAGAATTTACAGGCCATCGTCGATACCGTTCGGCTGAAAAGTCCGCAGGCTACTATTGTGCTGGCTGGCATGCAGATTCCGCCAAATATGGGAACATCGTACTCGAAAGAATTCCGGGAGCTATTTAAAGAACTGGCTGATAAGAACAAGCTTATTCTGATTCCCTTTCTGCTCGAAGGCGTTGGCGGCATCCCGAAACTGAATCAGCCCGACGGTATTCACCCAACCCCTGCCGGGCATAAAATTGTGGCTAATACGGTTTGGGAAGTGCTTAGGCCGGTATTGAAGTAG